TAATTTACTATACTGACGAGCTAAATCATACATATAATTTGCTATCGCAGACGGTGCATAATTAGTTGCAGCTTCATTCAGATAAGAAGGATAATCAGAAAGTAAACGGATTAATTCTTCTTCCGTACTTTCCAACTCTTCTAAATTCTCAAAAGAAGTAGATTGGTGTGAAATGTTAGTTTCATTTGCTTTACGTAAAATAGCCGAAATTTTGGCGTGGGTATACTGTAAATAAACACCACTATTTCCTTGAAAATCAATAGAATCAGCAGGATTAAAAAGCATTTTCTTCTTAGGTTCTACTCTCAAAAGATAATATTTCAATGCTCCTAAAGCCAACATTTTGTATAAATTCTCAGCTTCTTCTTCCGAAAAATCATCAATTTTTCCTACTTCTTGTGTTCTTTCTCTTGCCATTTCTACCATATCAGCTACAAGCTCGTCAGCATCAACAACAGTTCCTTCTCTTGATTTCATTTTTCCAGATGGCAGTTCTACCATTCCGTAAGAAAGATGATACATTCCATCAGCATAACTTCTACCTAGTTTTTGCATAATCAGTTTCAAGACTTTCATGTGATAATCTTGTTCGTTTCCGATTACATAAACTGATTTTTGCATTGGAAAATCACTAAATTTCAAATCTGCTGTTCCGATGTCTTGTGTCATATAAACAGAAGTTCCGTCGCCACGCAAAACGAGTTTTTCATCCAATCCATCTTCTGTTAAGTCTATCCAAACCGAACCATCTTCTTTTTTGAAGAAAATTCCTTTTTCTAATCCTTCTTCTACAGCATCTTTCCCAGACAAATAGGTATTTGATTCATAATAAAATTTATCAAATGTTACTCCGATGCTTTTATAGGTTTCATCAAATCCTTCATAGACCCAACCATTCATTTTTTTCCAAAGGTCGGTAGTTTCTTTGTCGCCTTGTTCCCATTTCAAAAGCATTTGTTGTGCTTCTTTCAAGCTAGGAGCTTCTTTTTCGGCTTGTTCTTGTGTTCTTCCTGCTTCTACCAATTCTTTTACTTCGGCTTTAAATAAATCATTGAATTTCACATAATAGTCTCCAACCATTTTATCGCCTTTTATGCCCAAATCTTGTGGTGTTTTGCCTTCTCCATGTTTTTGGTAGGCAAGCATTGACTTACAGATATGAATTCCTCTGTCGTTTACCAAATTTACCTTCATTACTTCGCTACCATTAGCAGCCATAATTTCAGAAACCGAATAACCTAAAAAGTTATTTCTAAGGTGTCCTAAGTGCAAAGGTTTGTTTGTGTTTGGCGACGAATATTCTACCATTATTTTTTCGTCTTTCTTTTCTATGTTTTCCCAAACAGGTTTGTCATTGAGATTAACAAGCGTTTTGACCCAAACAGATTGTTCCAAAACAAGATTTAAAAATCCTTTCACGACATTAAAATCTTTTATAAAATCTACATTTTCTTTCAAAAATTCTCCTAAAAGAGTAGCTGTTTCGTCTGGTCGCTTCCCTGTAACCTTTCCATAAGGAAAAGTAACAAAAGTATAACTTCCCTCAAATTCTTTGCGAGTTTGTTGGAAATCAATTTTTTCTATTGGTAAAGTATGATTGAAAAGCGTTTGAAAAGCGTTTTGAATTTCTTTTTGGAGTTGTTGAAGTATCATAACTGTAAATAAAAGTTGTTTTTTTGTCTTTGCTTTTTTGTATTTATTCGGCTAGTTTTTAATTAATTTACAAAGTTGCACAATTTGCAGCAAAAAGCGAAGAGAAATCGTGTTTTATGTATTCCTTTTAAGACAAAATCTTGGGTGTTAAAGTTCACCAAAGCTAAACAAAATGCTCATTTATACAGATTATTATAGGATTATTCTAAACAATTCGGAATAAAATTTGTATTATAAGATACTTAATGTTAATTTAATGTTACATTGAATTGAATTAACTGTGAATGTATTTATTTTAAACCTTGAATTGTATGAAAACTAAATTATTAAACTATGCTATAATCAATAAATATCCTTTGTTTTGTTTTATTGCAGGTGTTATATCGGTTGGTGTGGGGATGCACCAAAATCTAATGAAAAAAGAAATATTATTGATGGCTGTTGTTTTCGGAGGATTAACAGCTATAACAATAGCAGGGATTTATTTTACTCGCTATATAGTAGTCAAAAACATATTAGAAAAATTAGCTGAAAAACAAATTCAAGCTCATGTAATTGATGCAAATCTTATTTCATTTTCTTATAAAGAGGATAATTACAAAATGAACCTGTATGCAAGCAGAGGGACAACATTTGTGTTTTTTTATAAAAATGAAAAATTAATTGCTAATAAAGCAATTAGCCACTCAGAAGAAAACTTATCAAGAATGATTGCTTTATTGGATTCAGATAAGCCACTATCAAGGAAGAAATATAAAGTTAAAATAAAAAGTAAGTGGCTTTAGATAGCACTTGAAAACTAGTTATAATTTATAAAACCTTATTTACTTAGTATAACTTAGAAGTTACGCACCTTAAACTTACGTAATTTTTTTTAACTTTAGGTTGTATTTTTTTAGTATGTTTTTTTATTACTTAAATTTTACTTTTGATGAGAGTGTTGGTACGAAAATCAACTGCATTGTGTAATTTATCTCTTTATAGTAATTATTTAGGTTCTCTGACAATTTTTGCACCTGCCAGTTTTTGTCTGCAAATTTTGAGGTTGATATTTTTATTTAATAACTCACTTCAAAACAATAAGTATTTGATTATCAAATAATTAACAAACATTCTGTATTTTCTTTTTAAATAATGAGTCTAATACTTTAAGCTGTATTTAGAACAAAGTGCAAAAATTGTCAGAGAACCATTATTTATTAGTAAATCCTAGAAATAAAGGATGTACTCAACTAGCTTTTGGAATGAAAAAAATGAGCCATGATAGTGTTCGCAATTTTTTAGTCCGTGAAGATTATACCCCACAGGATTTGTTTGAACGTGTTTGTTTACTGATTGTACTAGCAGGAGGCACTTTAAGTATTGATGCTAGTGTTTGAGATAAACCCTATAGTGATGCCAAATTAAATCCTTTTATAGCTCGTCAGTATTCAGGCAAACATCATGGTGTTGTAAAAGGTATCTGTTTAGTTACCTTATTTTATACTGATATAAATGGGGTTCGTCTTCCTGTTAATTATAGAGTATATGAGCCAACTTCAGGGTTACAAAAAATGAATTTTTTCTTGAAATGCTTAGAGAAGTATTGGATTGGGTAGAGTGCGTAACTTCTAAAATTTACACTTTGAAAAATTCAGGCATTAATAAACTACCTTTTGTGATTTTTTACAAATACATGTTTTCAAAAATAGGCTATGAATTATAAATTGCACAGGGTTTTAATCCTATTTTTATAGATAGCTAAAAATGCAAATTTATTTTTTTAGCCTTCTTAAGCAATTTGTAGTTTAATCCTCCAAAATATAGTAAATCAAGTTGCCTGCTCTAAGAAAGTATAACCATTCATTAATTCTACTTGTTTTGAATAAAAAAATAAATGGTCAAAATAAATCCTATCTAAAAAAGATTTAAAAACTGAAAATTTAAACTTTCAAAACTTCTTTGAGGTATCAGACAGATTTTGCTAACCTATAAATGATTTGCTTACTTATTTATTGATTAATACAGATTATCAAATAGTTTTGTAATTTTGTGGTTATTGAGTTTCTCAAAAAAAAGATTTTATTCATTTTAGTCAAAGCAGCACATTGGAAAACGAATATTCAAAACCTTATTATCCTTTCGAATCTGATTCAGAAAATACAGATAATTTAGCCTTTCAAAAAAAAGAACGCCCAAAACGTTTTCGTCCAAAGATAGGAATTTCTATGGGCGATTTTAATGGTATCGGTATAGAAGTAATTCTCAAAACGCTTACAGATAGCCGAGTTTTAGAACTTTGCATTCCTGTTATTTTTGGTGCTGCACGAGTTTTTTCTCATTATAAGCGATTATTAAATATAGAATTTACATTTCAACAGCATTTTATAGACGATGAAAATTTAGCTAATTCTATTCATAATCAAAAAGTAAATATTGTAAATTGTTCTTCTGCAAAAGTAGATGTTGAGGCTGGAAAAGTTACAGCAGAAGCTGGTGCATGTGCATTAGCAGCCTTGGAAGGAGCAACCAAAGCTATGAAAGAGGGTTGGATTGATGCCCTTGTTACTGCCCCAATCAATAAAGATAATATTCAGTCTGAAACTTTTAATTTCCCTGGACATACCGAATATCTGACTGAAAAATTTAGCGTTGATAAAGTAAAAGATAGCTTAATGTTTTTGGTTCATGAAAATTTACGTGTTGGTGTTGTTACAGGACATATTCCATTAAAAGACATTCCTACTGCCGTAACTGCTGAAAAAATTACGAACAAACTAAGCTTGATGTTACGTTCTTTGCGACAAGATTTTGGAATTGCAAAGCCAAAAGTTGCTCTCTTAGGACTTAATCCTCATGCAGGAGAAAATGGGCTTTTAGGAAATGAAGAAAAAGAGATTATTTTACCTGTAATAGAAAAATTTCGTCAAAAAGAGCATTTAGTTTACGGTGCTTTTCCTTCGGACGGTTTTTTTGGTGCAAAAGAATATGAAAAATTTGACGGCATTTTGGCAATGTATCACGATCAGGGACTTATTCCATTCAAAACACTTGCTTTTAATGAAGGCATAAACTTTACAGCAGGTTTACCTGTTGTACGAACATCACCAGACCACGGAACAGCTTACGGAATTGCAGGCAAAAATATAGCAGATGAAAGTTCCTTCCGAAACGCTTTATTTTTAGCTATTGATACTCTAAAAAGTCGAATTGATTTTGAAATAACAAATCAAGAAAAAAATCAACACAAACAAAGACGCAAAGAAGAACGTAAAAGGAATAGAGGTTAAAGTTTTGTACCTTTACTTTTTACTAAATTTTAGATAAAGCCTTTTTAAAGAAAAAACATAATTCTATTAAGTGCACTGTTTCAAAAGTTTCGTAATGTTTTTTGTGTGTTCAACTCCCCAGAGTTGAACAAAACGTTTCCTCAGAAGCATGATTTATTTGCTTGAATCACGCTTCTGAGGAAGCGAAACATTCAGTTCTGAGGAACTAAATGCACAACAAAATATAAAATAACTTATTAAACAGTGTATTAAGTTAGGAATAAAAATTAGTTTCATTTTTTATGATAAGAAAAAAAATATCACGTTTTAATTTTTCTATCTTCTCGTTTTTAATTTTATCCTTAGCTTTTAGTTGCTACTTTTTTCTTGTGCCTTGTAGTTATGCTCAATCAGAATTGGATAGTATTCATAAAGATACTTTGCAGAATATTGAAAATACAAATCAAGAACAACTAAAATACAATCAGACCAAGAAAAAAGAAGTAGATATATTGATAGCTAAACTAGAAAAAACAACACCAAAACTAAAGACAGAATTATTTCTACAAATTTCAGAGTTTTATAGAACAGAATTAAGAGATTCTGATAAAGCATTAGAATATGCAACTTTAGCCGTCAAGCAATCCAATGAATTACGAGATAAAAATCTAATTGCTCAATCTTCTATACAAGCAGGTGCGTTACACAGAAACAGGGGAGAATCAGATTTCGCCCTTACTTTGCTTCTCAGAGGATTAAGTGCAGCAGAAGAAATAGGAAATGACTCTCTGCAAACTGATGCTTTACACAAAATAGCTGTTACTTATCTTTTAATGAGAGATTTTGAACAGTCTTATGAATATGCTCTAAAAGAAGAAAAACTATGGCGAAAATTAGGCTCTGAATATGGATTGGCAAGTGCAGTAAACTTAAAAGGAATTAGTCTTATTTATCTCAAACGTTTAGATGAAGCCATTCAATCATTAGAACAAGGATTAGTAATTGCCAAAAAATTAGAAAATGATGATTTATTGTATAAATTATTTTCTAATCTAGCAGATGCACATCTCAAAAAAGAAGAATTGGGAAAAGCAGTTTCTTATATTACTAAAAGTAAAGAAATTACAGAAAGAATAAATGATAACTATGGGAATATTGCAAATATGTTAAAAATGGGTGAAATTTATTCTGCCAAAGGAGAGATATCAAAAGCAATTAATACAGCCGAAAAAGGTGTAGATTTAGCTCAAAATTTTCGTTATGCTGCTCTTGCAAGAAATGGATATGAAGCATTAAGAGAAATTTATTTTAGAGCAGGAAACTATAAAAAAGCATTTGAAAATCAATCTCTTGCAGTTGCCATGAATGATAGCCTTTCAAATATTAGTCGTAGGCATCAAGTTTCAAATATGCAAACTTACTACGAATCTGAAAGAAAAAATAGAGAAAATCAATTATTAAAAGAAGAGAGTAAAAATAAAAATCTAACTCTTTATCTTATTTCAGCAGTTGCATTAATAGCCTTTTTGTTAGTTGGTTTATTTATTTATAGAACACAAATAAAGAAAAAAACAATTACTAGACTACGCAAACAAAATGATGAAATTCGTTCTGTTTACGAACAAATGTCCAAACAAGCAACCATTATAAATGATACAAATACGACTCTTACAGAAAGTATTAATTATGCTCGTCGTATTCAAGATGCTATGCAGGTCAATACAACCACTATTTTTGAAGAATTAAATGATTATTTTATAATAGACCGTCCTAGAGATATTGTAAGTGGAGATTGCTATTGGTTTGAACAGAGACAAGGAGAATTTTATGTAGCTTTGGCAGACTGTACAGGACATGGAATACCAGGAGCTTTTATGACAATTCTGTGTAACTCTTTATTAAACGATATTTTTAACTCTCGTCAAGGTGTTCGTTCGCCTGCCGAAATGCTTATTGAATTACATCGTCGTTTGATTCATCATTTACATCAACACAAAAGTAATGTACAAGATGGAATGGACATTGCGCTTTGCCGTATCAATACAACTGAAAAAACGCTAACTTACTCAGGAGCAAAACAGCCTTTGTTGTATGTTGATAAAGATGGAGAATTCAATCGCTTTAAAGCAAGTTCGCTACCTATTGGTGGACACGAAGTAAAAATAAAACGCAAATTTGAAGATATTACTATTCATTATCAAATAGGAGATAGTCTATACATAACATCTGATGGTTTCCAAGACCAATTTGGAGGGAAAAACGATAAAAAATTTATGAGCAAACGTTTGTATGATATGCTTAGTCAAACTCATAAAATGCCTCTAGAAAAACAAAAAATTCATATAGAAAATCAGTTAGAAAAATGGCAAGCAAACAATGACCAAACTGATGATATAATGATGATAGGAATAAAATTATCTTAAAAAATAGCAAGAAAAAAGACTGGAGAATAAGGCTTTAAGTTTCTTAAACTCCCTAATTAATTTTTTATATAAATACACAAAGCTTACCTACTGCATTTAACTGGTAACTGATAACTGATAACTGATGAAAGTGATTTGGCGATTAATGGGCTTTATGCGACCTTTTCGGTCTTTTGTGCCTTTTTATATTTTGGTTTCTATATTAGCAATTATTTTTGGAGCAATTAATTTTACACTTCTAGCTCCTCTGTTAAAAATTCTTTTTTTAGATGAAACACCTACACAGATTGCTGTAGCAGCACCTACATTTTCTTGGTCATTGACTTATTTTGAAGATATTTTCAATTATTATTTTCACAAAATTATAATTGAAGAAGGAAAAATGGAAGCTCTTTACTTTGTTTGTAAAGTATTGGTTCTTACTGTTTTCTTATCTAATATATTTCGTTATTTGGCGTTATTTATTGTCAATACTGTTCGCTTGAAAGCAACTGTAAAACTTCAAAATCAACTTTTTAAAAATATACTTTCCTTAAATGTAGGTTATTTTTCACAGGAGCGAAAAGGAGATTTGATGTC
This is a stretch of genomic DNA from Bernardetia sp. MNP-M8. It encodes these proteins:
- the argS gene encoding arginine--tRNA ligase, coding for MILQQLQKEIQNAFQTLFNHTLPIEKIDFQQTRKEFEGSYTFVTFPYGKVTGKRPDETATLLGEFLKENVDFIKDFNVVKGFLNLVLEQSVWVKTLVNLNDKPVWENIEKKDEKIMVEYSSPNTNKPLHLGHLRNNFLGYSVSEIMAANGSEVMKVNLVNDRGIHICKSMLAYQKHGEGKTPQDLGIKGDKMVGDYYVKFNDLFKAEVKELVEAGRTQEQAEKEAPSLKEAQQMLLKWEQGDKETTDLWKKMNGWVYEGFDETYKSIGVTFDKFYYESNTYLSGKDAVEEGLEKGIFFKKEDGSVWIDLTEDGLDEKLVLRGDGTSVYMTQDIGTADLKFSDFPMQKSVYVIGNEQDYHMKVLKLIMQKLGRSYADGMYHLSYGMVELPSGKMKSREGTVVDADELVADMVEMARERTQEVGKIDDFSEEEAENLYKMLALGALKYYLLRVEPKKKMLFNPADSIDFQGNSGVYLQYTHAKISAILRKANETNISHQSTSFENLEELESTEEELIRLLSDYPSYLNEAATNYAPSAIANYMYDLARQYSKLYAELPIFGEENEAKKSLRVALSDATAKTLKHAGKLLGIDMPERM
- the pdxA gene encoding 4-hydroxythreonine-4-phosphate dehydrogenase PdxA, giving the protein MENEYSKPYYPFESDSENTDNLAFQKKERPKRFRPKIGISMGDFNGIGIEVILKTLTDSRVLELCIPVIFGAARVFSHYKRLLNIEFTFQQHFIDDENLANSIHNQKVNIVNCSSAKVDVEAGKVTAEAGACALAALEGATKAMKEGWIDALVTAPINKDNIQSETFNFPGHTEYLTEKFSVDKVKDSLMFLVHENLRVGVVTGHIPLKDIPTAVTAEKITNKLSLMLRSLRQDFGIAKPKVALLGLNPHAGENGLLGNEEKEIILPVIEKFRQKEHLVYGAFPSDGFFGAKEYEKFDGILAMYHDQGLIPFKTLAFNEGINFTAGLPVVRTSPDHGTAYGIAGKNIADESSFRNALFLAIDTLKSRIDFEITNQEKNQHKQRRKEERKRNRG
- a CDS encoding SpoIIE family protein phosphatase gives rise to the protein MPCSYAQSELDSIHKDTLQNIENTNQEQLKYNQTKKKEVDILIAKLEKTTPKLKTELFLQISEFYRTELRDSDKALEYATLAVKQSNELRDKNLIAQSSIQAGALHRNRGESDFALTLLLRGLSAAEEIGNDSLQTDALHKIAVTYLLMRDFEQSYEYALKEEKLWRKLGSEYGLASAVNLKGISLIYLKRLDEAIQSLEQGLVIAKKLENDDLLYKLFSNLADAHLKKEELGKAVSYITKSKEITERINDNYGNIANMLKMGEIYSAKGEISKAINTAEKGVDLAQNFRYAALARNGYEALREIYFRAGNYKKAFENQSLAVAMNDSLSNISRRHQVSNMQTYYESERKNRENQLLKEESKNKNLTLYLISAVALIAFLLVGLFIYRTQIKKKTITRLRKQNDEIRSVYEQMSKQATIINDTNTTLTESINYARRIQDAMQVNTTTIFEELNDYFIIDRPRDIVSGDCYWFEQRQGEFYVALADCTGHGIPGAFMTILCNSLLNDIFNSRQGVRSPAEMLIELHRRLIHHLHQHKSNVQDGMDIALCRINTTEKTLTYSGAKQPLLYVDKDGEFNRFKASSLPIGGHEVKIKRKFEDITIHYQIGDSLYITSDGFQDQFGGKNDKKFMSKRLYDMLSQTHKMPLEKQKIHIENQLEKWQANNDQTDDIMMIGIKLS